A stretch of Saccharothrix texasensis DNA encodes these proteins:
- a CDS encoding WXG100 family type VII secretion target has translation MSPSTTVEVNNKIETFLNGCPGPIQGIIRPLLNPFLEAIDWVAGDPDDLIRAADAWEKAATDIRSIVSDEASARQTVSGVWQGPAADKFNGRLTEIEEQIDQLAQNVQDTSGMLVEAAKGCVDSANLIIDLVIDLIMMLVTDLLVSLALSVVSFGASLAAGAAAAAAKAAATLGKVFKIVKKLADLLMKLSNMLRKLAEAAKAYKAGLKAIKALKKAAGTFSKEGIALGVAKSIYTAPVRIPLGQALGESVPGGPAGGLFNMGKDVYDYATDDD, from the coding sequence ATGAGTCCCAGCACGACCGTCGAGGTCAACAACAAGATCGAGACTTTCCTGAACGGCTGCCCCGGTCCGATCCAGGGCATCATCCGGCCGTTGCTCAACCCGTTCCTGGAGGCCATCGACTGGGTCGCGGGCGACCCGGACGACCTGATCCGCGCGGCCGACGCGTGGGAGAAGGCCGCCACCGACATCCGCTCGATCGTGTCGGACGAGGCGAGCGCGCGGCAGACCGTCAGCGGCGTGTGGCAGGGCCCGGCGGCGGACAAGTTCAACGGCAGGCTGACCGAGATCGAAGAGCAGATCGACCAGCTCGCCCAGAACGTGCAGGACACGTCCGGGATGCTGGTCGAGGCCGCCAAGGGCTGCGTCGACTCGGCGAACCTGATCATCGACCTCGTCATCGACCTGATCATGATGCTGGTGACCGACCTGCTGGTGAGCCTCGCGCTCTCGGTGGTCAGCTTCGGCGCGTCGCTGGCCGCCGGCGCCGCCGCGGCCGCCGCCAAGGCCGCGGCCACCCTCGGCAAGGTCTTCAAGATCGTGAAGAAGCTCGCCGACCTGCTGATGAAGCTGTCGAACATGCTGCGCAAGCTGGCCGAGGCCGCCAAGGCGTACAAGGCGGGGCTGAAGGCGATCAAGGCCCTGAAGAAGGCCGCGGGCACGTTCAGCAAGGAAGGCATCGCGCTCGGCGTGGCCAAGTCGATCTACACCGCGCCGGTGCGCATCCCGCTGGGCCAGGCGCTGGGCGAGTCGGTGCCGGGCGGGCCCGCGGGCGGCCTGTTCAACATGGGCAAGGACGTCTACGACTACGCCACCGACGACGACTGA
- a CDS encoding DUF3000 domain-containing protein gives MTEPELFQRAVATLRSVRTRPELELTEVRPPQRLAPWSFAVTAEVTGPADELSTGRLVLLHDPDGVEAWSGVFRLVAYVRVELDAELAADPLLPEVGWSWLVEALEVAEAEFLALGGTVTQTSSARFGDIAGPARTDDLELRASWTARTADLAAHGTAFFDVMATAVGLPPVGVTTLR, from the coding sequence GTGACGGAGCCCGAACTGTTCCAGCGGGCGGTGGCGACGCTGCGGTCGGTGCGAACCCGGCCCGAACTGGAGTTGACCGAGGTGCGCCCGCCGCAACGGCTGGCGCCTTGGTCCTTCGCGGTGACCGCGGAGGTGACGGGGCCGGCCGACGAGCTGTCCACGGGACGGCTGGTGCTGCTGCACGACCCGGACGGGGTCGAGGCGTGGTCGGGCGTGTTCCGGCTGGTCGCCTACGTGCGGGTGGAGCTGGACGCGGAACTGGCCGCCGACCCCCTGCTGCCCGAGGTGGGCTGGTCGTGGCTGGTGGAGGCGCTGGAGGTGGCCGAGGCGGAGTTCCTGGCGCTGGGCGGGACCGTCACGCAGACGTCGTCGGCGAGGTTCGGCGACATCGCCGGCCCGGCCCGCACGGACGACCTGGAGCTGCGCGCCTCCTGGACCGCCCGGACCGCCGACCTGGCCGCCCACGGCACGGCCTTCTTCGACGTCATGGCGACCGCCGTGGGCCTGCCCCCG
- the hemQ gene encoding hydrogen peroxide-dependent heme synthase: protein MARLNYNELNDTIRYTMWSVFRVEPGRLPDDRGPAAAEAQEYLDGLEAKGVVVRGVYDVAGLRADADYLIWWHAEEIEQVQQAYSGFRRTAVGRVSTPVWSQVALHRPAEFNRSHIPAFLAGEEARKYVCVYPFVRSYEWYLLPEEDRRRMLADHGKEARDYPDVRANTVASFALGDYEWMLAFEADELHRIVDLMRHLRGTEARRHVREEVPFYTGTRVPAAELVTNLP from the coding sequence ATGGCCCGCCTGAACTACAACGAACTCAACGACACCATCCGCTACACCATGTGGTCGGTCTTCCGGGTCGAGCCCGGTCGCCTGCCCGACGACCGCGGCCCGGCCGCCGCCGAGGCGCAGGAGTACCTGGACGGCCTGGAGGCCAAGGGCGTCGTGGTGCGCGGCGTGTACGACGTGGCGGGCCTGCGCGCGGACGCCGACTACCTGATCTGGTGGCACGCCGAGGAGATCGAGCAGGTCCAGCAGGCCTACTCCGGGTTCCGCCGCACCGCCGTGGGCCGCGTGTCCACCCCGGTGTGGAGCCAGGTCGCGCTGCACCGGCCCGCCGAGTTCAACCGCAGCCACATCCCGGCGTTCCTGGCGGGCGAGGAAGCGCGCAAGTACGTGTGCGTGTACCCGTTCGTGCGGTCCTACGAGTGGTACCTGCTGCCGGAGGAGGACCGCCGCCGCATGCTCGCCGACCACGGCAAGGAGGCGCGGGACTACCCGGACGTGCGGGCGAACACGGTCGCGTCGTTCGCGCTGGGCGACTACGAGTGGATGCTGGCGTTCGAGGCCGACGAGCTGCACCGCATCGTCGACCTCATGCGGCACCTGCGCGGCACGGAGGCGCGTCGCCACGTGCGCGAGGAGGTCCCGTTCTACACCGGCACCCGCGTGCCGGCCGCCGAGCTGGTCACGAACCTGCCGTAA
- the hemE gene encoding uroporphyrinogen decarboxylase, with translation MEGEMNDITEAPLLVAARGGRPSRTPVWFMRQAGRSLPEYRKLREGTAMLDACMDPGMVCEITLQPVRRHDVDGAILFSDIVVPLKAAGVDLDIVPGTGPVVAKPISTESDVKAIPELHEEQVRPVADAIGLLNAELGDVPLIGFAGAPFTLASYLVEGGPSKHHERTKALMHGDPHLWHALLDRLADITAEFLRVQVRAGVKAVQLFDSWAGALSERDYREFVLPHSTRVLRSVEGVPRIHFGVGTGELLPAMREAGADVVGVDWRTPLDVAVERLQRAAPDLPKPVVQGNLDPALLFAGLPALEREVERIKREGRAAAGHIFNLGHGVLPDTDPDVITRAVELVHRSA, from the coding sequence ATGGAGGGCGAGATGAACGACATCACCGAAGCCCCGTTGCTCGTCGCCGCGCGCGGCGGCAGGCCGTCACGCACCCCGGTCTGGTTCATGCGCCAGGCGGGCCGCTCGCTGCCGGAGTACCGCAAGCTGCGCGAAGGCACCGCGATGCTGGACGCCTGCATGGACCCGGGGATGGTCTGCGAGATCACCCTCCAGCCGGTGCGCCGCCACGACGTGGACGGCGCGATCCTGTTCTCCGACATCGTCGTGCCGCTCAAGGCCGCCGGCGTGGACCTGGACATCGTGCCGGGCACCGGCCCGGTGGTGGCCAAGCCGATCTCGACGGAGTCCGACGTCAAAGCCATCCCGGAGCTGCACGAGGAGCAGGTGCGCCCGGTGGCCGACGCGATCGGGCTGCTCAACGCCGAGCTCGGGGACGTGCCGCTGATCGGTTTCGCCGGCGCGCCGTTCACCCTGGCCTCGTACCTGGTCGAGGGCGGCCCGAGCAAGCACCACGAGCGCACCAAGGCCCTCATGCACGGCGACCCGCACCTGTGGCACGCGCTGCTGGACCGGCTGGCGGACATCACCGCCGAGTTCCTGCGGGTGCAGGTGCGCGCGGGCGTGAAGGCGGTCCAGCTGTTCGACTCGTGGGCGGGCGCGCTGTCCGAGCGCGACTACCGCGAGTTCGTGCTGCCGCACTCCACCAGGGTGCTGCGGAGCGTCGAGGGCGTGCCGCGCATCCACTTCGGCGTCGGCACGGGCGAGCTGCTGCCCGCGATGCGCGAGGCCGGCGCGGACGTGGTCGGCGTCGACTGGCGCACACCGCTGGACGTGGCGGTCGAGCGGTTGCAGCGGGCCGCGCCGGACCTGCCGAAACCGGTGGTGCAGGGCAACCTCGACCCGGCGCTGCTGTTCGCCGGCCTGCCCGCGCTGGAGCGGGAGGTCGAGCGGATCAAGCGCGAGGGCCGGGCCGCCGCCGGGCACATCTTCAACCTGGGTCACGGCGTGCTGCCGGACACCGACCCGGACGTGATCACCCGGGCCGTCGAGCTGGTGCACCGGTCCGCATGA
- a CDS encoding S8 family serine peptidase has product MAVGLTAGAATAIASPEPLPPSAQPGSTGGERHTVTLVTGDRVVVAGDSLLSVTPGPDRDGITFHRFLRAGRLHVVPRDAARPLADGKLDLRLFDVTGLVEAGYDDARRDTVPLIIAGDQPRTGGVQVTRALPTIGSVAARTAKADTAAVFQGLVNDPGVRKVWLDGIRTPGLDRSVAQIGAPTAWQAGYTGKGVKVAVLDSGVDQTHPDLAGREVLERNFTEDPDNSDLVGHGTHVAATVASAGAEYRGVAPDAQILDGKVCSLNCAESWIVDGMRWAAEQGADVINMSLGGRDTPDVDPLEQAVETLSAQTGTLFVVAAGNSGAPGTLSSPASADAALAVGAVGRDDDIADFSSRGPRVGDGAPRPDITAPGVDIVAAKSGTGQIGTPVDDRHVSVSGTSMATPHVAGAAALVAQQHPDWTGAQIKAALMASAKNNPALTAFDQGTGRVDLTRAITTTVMADPPSLALGVQAWPHEDDVATSKEFAVRNTGAQPVTLDLAIDAKGPGGAPVPPGVFTVSPATLTVPAGGEAKATVTADTKAATADGAYSGTVVATAGGAVRLRVPIGVHREVESYDVTFDFIDAEGRPAVDYFAFVIGLDDNTAVFPSGSGGKASARLPVGEYLVVTEVLTNGTKNAVLPQPSLRVGRDTTSVTADARKAKPISITFPDPKAEPSFGDLLITRSRDGRLITAIGTGVAGGFGDTSIGHLGPELPAADLTVMLGTQAAGTPVGTTPVTYRLAWTEHGKVPTGLVRAPTKRDLAEVRTDFGPGPAGKEHRHAGFPVLHNALGGINLDTPVTSPGKAIDYVGTPSGVGWAWSLAQFGEGGIEAQLDSTLRAYRPGRTHRERFNHPVFGPAVPVVRFPYLSRTGDVVDFSLPLFGDRDGNLGRSLTSSARTALLRDGVVVGETDQPATGRFTVPPGAAGFRLETQAVRAPGVSEFTSAVSGAWTFRSDTAPGDQAKPLPLTAVRFAPALDATGAAPAGRVLRVPFVVEQQQGAANGRVGRVRVEVSFDDGGSWSSAAVVGRTAFVRNPATAGHASLRVKGSDSSGNTFEQTVIRAYKIG; this is encoded by the coding sequence TTGGCGGTCGGGCTGACCGCCGGCGCCGCGACGGCCATCGCGTCGCCCGAACCGCTACCGCCGTCGGCACAACCGGGCTCTACCGGCGGCGAGCGGCACACCGTCACCCTGGTCACCGGTGACCGGGTCGTCGTCGCCGGTGACTCGCTCCTGTCGGTCACGCCGGGCCCGGACCGCGACGGCATCACGTTCCACCGGTTCCTGCGGGCCGGCCGGCTGCACGTCGTCCCGCGCGACGCCGCCCGGCCGCTGGCCGACGGCAAGCTGGACCTGCGCCTGTTCGACGTCACCGGGCTGGTCGAGGCGGGCTACGACGACGCGCGCCGCGACACCGTGCCGCTGATCATCGCCGGCGACCAGCCGCGCACCGGCGGCGTCCAGGTCACCCGCGCGCTGCCCACCATCGGTTCGGTGGCCGCGCGCACCGCGAAGGCCGACACGGCGGCGGTGTTCCAGGGCCTGGTGAACGACCCGGGCGTGCGGAAGGTCTGGCTGGACGGCATCCGCACACCCGGCCTCGACCGCTCCGTCGCGCAGATCGGCGCGCCGACCGCGTGGCAGGCCGGGTACACCGGCAAGGGCGTGAAGGTCGCCGTGCTCGACAGCGGCGTCGACCAGACGCACCCCGACCTGGCGGGCCGCGAGGTCCTCGAGCGCAACTTCACCGAGGACCCCGACAACAGCGACCTGGTCGGCCACGGCACGCACGTCGCCGCCACGGTCGCCAGCGCCGGCGCGGAGTACCGGGGCGTCGCGCCGGACGCGCAGATCCTCGACGGCAAGGTGTGCTCCCTGAACTGCGCCGAGTCCTGGATCGTCGACGGCATGCGGTGGGCCGCCGAGCAGGGCGCGGACGTGATCAACATGAGCCTGGGCGGCCGGGACACCCCGGACGTCGACCCGCTGGAGCAGGCGGTCGAGACGCTGTCGGCGCAGACCGGCACGCTGTTCGTGGTGGCCGCGGGCAACTCCGGCGCTCCCGGCACGCTCAGCTCGCCGGCCAGCGCGGACGCGGCGCTCGCCGTCGGCGCGGTCGGGCGGGACGACGACATCGCGGACTTCTCCAGCCGCGGTCCCCGCGTCGGCGACGGGGCGCCCAGGCCGGACATCACCGCGCCCGGCGTGGACATCGTCGCGGCCAAGTCCGGCACCGGCCAGATCGGCACCCCGGTGGACGACCGGCACGTCTCCGTGTCCGGCACCTCGATGGCCACCCCGCACGTCGCGGGCGCGGCGGCGCTGGTCGCCCAACAACACCCCGACTGGACCGGCGCCCAGATCAAGGCCGCCCTCATGGCCTCGGCCAAGAACAACCCCGCGCTCACCGCGTTCGACCAGGGCACCGGCCGCGTCGACCTGACCAGGGCCATCACCACCACGGTGATGGCCGACCCGCCGTCGCTCGCGCTCGGCGTGCAGGCGTGGCCGCACGAGGACGACGTCGCGACCAGCAAGGAGTTCGCCGTCCGCAACACCGGCGCGCAGCCGGTCACGCTCGACCTCGCCATCGACGCCAAGGGCCCCGGCGGCGCACCCGTGCCGCCCGGCGTGTTCACCGTCAGCCCCGCCACGCTCACCGTGCCGGCGGGCGGCGAGGCCAAGGCCACCGTCACCGCCGACACCAAGGCGGCGACCGCGGACGGCGCGTACAGCGGCACCGTCGTCGCCACCGCCGGCGGCGCCGTCCGACTGCGCGTGCCGATCGGCGTGCACCGCGAGGTCGAGAGCTACGACGTCACGTTCGACTTCATCGACGCGGAAGGCCGGCCCGCGGTCGACTACTTCGCGTTCGTGATCGGCCTCGACGACAACACGGCCGTGTTCCCGAGCGGCTCCGGCGGCAAGGCCTCCGCCCGGCTGCCCGTCGGCGAGTACCTGGTCGTGACCGAGGTGCTGACCAACGGCACGAAGAACGCCGTGCTGCCGCAGCCGAGCCTGCGCGTCGGCCGCGACACCACCTCGGTCACCGCGGACGCGCGCAAGGCGAAACCGATCTCCATCACGTTCCCCGACCCGAAGGCGGAACCGTCGTTCGGCGACCTGCTGATCACCCGCAGCAGGGACGGCCGGCTGATCACGGCCATCGGCACGGGCGTCGCGGGCGGCTTCGGCGACACGTCGATCGGGCACCTCGGCCCCGAGCTGCCCGCCGCCGACCTGACCGTGATGCTGGGCACGCAGGCCGCCGGCACGCCGGTCGGCACGACGCCGGTGACCTACCGGCTCGCGTGGACCGAGCACGGCAAGGTGCCCACCGGGCTCGTCCGCGCGCCGACCAAGCGGGACCTGGCCGAGGTGCGGACGGACTTCGGCCCCGGTCCGGCGGGCAAGGAGCACCGCCACGCCGGCTTCCCCGTGCTGCACAACGCGCTGGGCGGGATCAACCTCGACACGCCGGTGACGTCGCCGGGCAAGGCCATCGACTACGTCGGCACGCCGTCGGGCGTCGGGTGGGCGTGGTCGCTCGCGCAGTTCGGCGAGGGCGGGATCGAGGCCCAGCTCGACTCGACGCTGCGCGCCTACCGGCCGGGGCGCACGCACCGGGAGCGGTTCAACCACCCGGTGTTCGGACCGGCCGTGCCCGTCGTCCGGTTCCCGTACCTGTCCAGGACGGGTGACGTGGTCGACTTCTCGCTGCCCCTGTTCGGCGACCGGGACGGCAACCTCGGCCGGTCGCTGACGTCGTCGGCCCGCACCGCGTTGCTGCGCGACGGGGTCGTGGTCGGCGAGACGGACCAGCCGGCCACCGGCCGGTTCACCGTGCCGCCGGGCGCGGCCGGCTTCCGCCTCGAAACGCAGGCCGTGCGCGCGCCGGGAGTCTCCGAGTTCACCTCGGCGGTCAGCGGCGCGTGGACGTTCCGCTCGGACACCGCGCCGGGTGACCAGGCCAAGCCGCTGCCGTTGACCGCGGTCCGGTTCGCCCCCGCGCTCGACGCGACCGGCGCCGCGCCCGCCGGCCGGGTGCTGCGGGTGCCGTTCGTGGTCGAGCAGCAGCAGGGCGCGGCCAACGGCCGGGTCGGCCGGGTCCGGGTCGAGGTGTCCTTCGACGACGGCGGGTCGTGGTCGTCGGCGGCCGTGGTCGGGCGCACCGCCTTCGTGCGCAACCCCGCCACCGCCGGGCACGCGTCGCTGCGCGTCAAGGGCTCGGACAGCTCGGGCAACACGTTCGAGCAGACCGTGATCCGCGCTTACAAGATCGGTTAG
- the hemG gene encoding protoporphyrinogen oxidase, giving the protein MSAPRVAVVGGGISGLAAAHRLRRLLGPRAEITVVEQAERLGGKLRTAEVGGRAYDVGAEAFLHRRPEATGLITELGLADGLVHPTAARASVHAAGDTRPIPGHTLMGVPASVDAVREVLSHEGLRRVAAEPDLPPIRLDGADVSVGALLRERFGPEVGDRLVGPLLGGVYAGRTEVLGLRATMPQLARALDSGVGSLLAAAATAVPAPPRPGVARPPVFGTLRDGLSTVVDRLADAAEIRLGLPVRALVRREHGWRLEIGSAAAPAHLDVDGVVLAVPAPAARKLLADVAPAASRRYGEVELASMAVVALALPPGTELPERSGVLLAEDERAADGVPFTAKAFTFSSRKWAHLAGEPVLVRGSVGRHGEAHLVQRDDDELVAAVRHDLRELTGVTARPIDTAVTRWGGGLPQYGVGHLDLVRDIEDAVAALPGLAVAGATLHGVGIPACIATGDAAAARVATHVLGDVR; this is encoded by the coding sequence ATGAGCGCGCCGCGGGTGGCGGTGGTCGGCGGCGGGATCTCCGGCCTCGCCGCCGCGCACCGCCTGCGCCGGCTGCTCGGTCCGCGCGCCGAGATCACCGTGGTCGAGCAGGCCGAGCGGCTGGGCGGCAAGCTGCGCACCGCCGAGGTCGGCGGGCGCGCCTACGACGTGGGCGCGGAGGCGTTCCTGCACCGCCGCCCCGAGGCCACCGGGCTGATCACCGAGCTGGGCCTGGCCGACGGCCTGGTCCACCCGACGGCCGCGCGGGCGAGCGTGCACGCCGCCGGCGACACGCGGCCCATCCCCGGGCACACCCTGATGGGTGTCCCCGCGTCGGTCGACGCCGTGCGCGAGGTGTTGTCGCACGAGGGCCTGCGCCGGGTCGCCGCCGAACCGGACCTGCCGCCGATCCGGCTGGACGGCGCGGACGTGTCCGTGGGCGCGCTGCTGCGCGAGCGGTTCGGGCCCGAGGTGGGCGACCGCCTGGTCGGACCGCTGCTCGGCGGGGTCTACGCGGGCCGCACCGAGGTGCTCGGGCTGCGCGCCACCATGCCGCAGCTGGCCCGCGCGCTCGACTCGGGCGTCGGGTCGCTGCTGGCCGCCGCCGCGACCGCGGTCCCCGCGCCACCCCGGCCGGGGGTCGCCCGACCGCCGGTCTTCGGGACGCTGCGTGACGGCCTGTCGACGGTGGTCGACCGCCTGGCGGACGCGGCCGAGATCCGGCTCGGCCTGCCGGTGCGCGCCCTGGTCCGCCGCGAGCACGGCTGGCGGCTGGAGATCGGCTCCGCCGCCGCGCCGGCGCACCTGGACGTGGACGGCGTGGTCCTCGCCGTGCCCGCGCCCGCCGCGCGCAAGCTGCTCGCCGACGTCGCGCCCGCCGCGTCCCGCCGCTACGGCGAGGTCGAGCTGGCGTCGATGGCGGTGGTCGCGCTGGCCCTGCCGCCCGGCACGGAGCTGCCCGAGCGGTCCGGCGTGCTGCTGGCCGAGGACGAGCGGGCCGCCGACGGCGTGCCGTTCACCGCGAAGGCGTTCACCTTCTCCAGCCGCAAGTGGGCGCACCTGGCCGGCGAGCCCGTGCTGGTGCGCGGCAGCGTCGGCAGGCACGGCGAGGCGCACCTGGTGCAGCGCGACGACGACGAGCTGGTCGCGGCCGTCCGGCACGACCTGCGCGAGCTGACCGGCGTCACGGCCCGGCCGATCGACACCGCAGTCACCCGATGGGGTGGCGGTCTGCCCCAGTACGGCGTGGGCCACCTGGACCTCGTCCGGGACATCGAGGACGCGGTCGCCGCCCTGCCCGGCCTGGCCGTGGCGGGCGCCACGCTGCACGGCGTCGGCATCCCCGCGTGCATCGCCACGGGCGACGCGGCGGCCGCCCGTGTCGCCACTCACGTCCTCGGCGATGTCCGCTGA
- a CDS encoding DUF692 domain-containing protein, translated as MEKLGVGIGWRPEIDLTVERLPGVDFVEVVAENLHVGHLPESVLLLRERGVPVLPHAVSLSLGGAEPVDPRRVAHLGALAEALDAPLVSDHVCFVRAGGLDSGHLMPLPRTRDALDVLVANVRAAQQDLPVPLALENVAALLDWPDGELTEGQFLAELVDRTDCHLLVDVANLYANARNLGTDVARFLDEIPLERLAYVHVAGGEEHQGVYHDTHAHAVLPEVLDVLAQLRARVDPPGVLLERDDDYPADAELADELAAIRAVLG; from the coding sequence GTGGAGAAGCTGGGTGTCGGCATCGGCTGGCGGCCGGAGATCGACCTCACCGTCGAACGCCTGCCCGGCGTCGACTTCGTGGAGGTCGTCGCGGAGAACCTGCACGTCGGGCACCTGCCCGAGTCCGTCCTCCTGCTGCGGGAACGGGGCGTCCCCGTGCTGCCGCACGCGGTCTCGCTCTCGCTCGGTGGCGCGGAACCCGTGGACCCGCGACGGGTCGCGCACCTGGGCGCCCTGGCCGAGGCGCTGGACGCGCCGCTGGTCAGCGACCACGTGTGCTTCGTGCGCGCGGGCGGCCTCGACTCCGGTCACCTCATGCCGCTGCCCCGCACCCGCGACGCGCTCGACGTGCTCGTCGCCAACGTCAGGGCCGCCCAGCAGGACCTGCCCGTCCCCCTCGCCCTGGAGAACGTCGCCGCGCTCCTCGACTGGCCGGACGGCGAGCTGACCGAGGGCCAGTTCCTGGCCGAGCTGGTCGACCGCACCGACTGCCACCTCCTGGTCGACGTCGCCAACCTCTACGCCAACGCCCGCAACCTGGGCACCGACGTCGCCCGCTTCCTCGACGAGATCCCGCTGGAGCGCCTCGCTTACGTGCACGTCGCGGGCGGCGAGGAGCACCAGGGCGTCTACCACGACACGCACGCCCACGCCGTGCTCCCGGAGGTGCTGGACGTCCTCGCCCAGCTGCGCGCCCGCGTCGACCCGCCGGGCGTGCTGCTCGAACGCGACGACGACTACCCCGCCGACGCCGAGCTGGCCGACGAGCTGGCCGCGATCCGGGCGGTGCTGGGGTGA
- a CDS encoding YbaB/EbfC family nucleoid-associated protein, whose product MREDLEQKLARITELAEQKQQQAGELQGQLAGLRVTRKSGDGLLTATVTANGQLVDLRIDERALRNGRELAANLLNLVFQASAEASKQVQALAAPLLEDSSIDPSELGLGPTPPVLPSAPGMPGPGGPGAPGGPRPHEQPPQTFQQPVRNYPQPPPPPQTFQQPPPPARRPPVDDDPDEGGSIFRKDTW is encoded by the coding sequence ATGCGGGAAGACCTGGAACAGAAGCTGGCGCGGATCACCGAACTCGCCGAGCAGAAGCAGCAGCAGGCGGGCGAGCTGCAGGGGCAGCTGGCCGGGCTGCGGGTGACCAGGAAGTCCGGTGACGGGCTGCTGACCGCGACCGTGACCGCGAACGGCCAGCTGGTCGACCTGCGCATCGACGAACGGGCCCTGCGCAACGGCCGCGAACTGGCGGCGAACCTGCTGAACCTGGTGTTCCAGGCGTCGGCGGAGGCGTCGAAGCAGGTGCAGGCGCTGGCCGCGCCGCTGCTGGAGGACAGCTCGATCGACCCGTCCGAGCTCGGCCTCGGCCCGACGCCGCCGGTGCTGCCGAGCGCGCCGGGGATGCCCGGACCGGGTGGACCGGGCGCGCCGGGTGGGCCCCGGCCGCACGAGCAGCCGCCGCAGACGTTCCAGCAGCCGGTGCGGAACTACCCGCAGCCGCCGCCCCCGCCGCAGACGTTCCAGCAGCCGCCGCCGCCCGCGCGCCGCCCGCCGGTGGACGACGACCCGGACGAGGGCGGCTCGATCTTCCGCAAGGACACGTGGTGA